In Colletotrichum higginsianum IMI 349063 chromosome 3, whole genome shotgun sequence, a genomic segment contains:
- a CDS encoding Sulfate permease, translating to MAASRAGTALAKVLGIDLEVSTRHQTRELHEHVTDAISPYEPYYEQDPTVNEWLLEHVPTRDASARYVKSLFPFTKWILRYNTRWLVSDAIAGVTLGLVVIPQAMAYALLARLSPEYGLYTSFTGAALYWIFGTSKDIAIGATAVVSLLVGKVSARVLEEHPGEFRPEEISKTLAFLAGAVLLVFGLLRLDWVVEFIPHVAISAFVTAAAITITLSQVPSLLGIDGVDSRAAAYRVFIDTARGLPRARLDAAVGLTALALLAAVKWYCERMAGRQPRHRRAWEMLCSLRMTFTILLYTLVSFLVNRGLADGEHRFRVTGTLPRGFTHAGPPSLSPKLVSALLPDLPATVIILVIEHIAIGKSFGRINNYAVQPSQELISIGCTNLFGPFLGAYASTGSFGGTAILSKAGVRTPLAGLFNGAILLLALYALTTVLYYIPMASLAALIIHAVVNLITSPDHVFKSWLMSPPDVVIYFVGVFVSLFTTLEDGIYVTVALSAALLLLRLARSRGRFLGRARVYRHPDHGDSDRHSISSSQTLPHHAVPSPTRAPAHDVFLPLDREDGTNPAVRVDEMHPGVFVYRFTEGFNYLNQAQYVDRLIEHVTRSTRRTTTPHYDHPGDRPWNEAVTPPPSSVETDAENLPAASAAAKPLLRAVVLDCSAVNNMDSGAVEGLVDLRSQLDRWAAPEPVEWHFAGLHNRWTRRALSVSGFGCPAMGPLGQWEPMFSLADLAGRPPALCEERHSTSGTGTTRVASEPDESSPSALEEGGVGSKGGDSGHLGAVSGINRPFFHLDLPSAVESAVKSAMSKDHGLKL from the exons ATGGCAGCCAGTAGAGCCGGCACGGCGCTGGCCAAGGTCCTCGGCATCGATCTCGAGGTCAGCACTCGCCATCAGACACGGGAACTACACGAGCACGTCACCGACGCCATCTCCCCATACGAACCATATTACGAGCAAGATCCGACAGTCAACGAGTGGCTGCTAGAGCACGTCCCGACAAGAGACGCGTCGGCCCGCTACGTCAAGAGCCTGTTCCCGTTCACGAAATGGATCCTCCGATACAACACTCGCTGGCTCGTCTCTGATGCCATCGCCG GCGTGACTCTTGGACTGGTGGTTATCCCCCAGGCCATGGCCTATGCCCTTCTGGCACGTCTCAGCCCCGAGTACGGCCTCTACACGTCCTTCACCGGCGCGGCGCTCTACTGGATCTTTGGCACATCCAAAGACATCGCGATAGGC GCAACGGCGGTAgtctccctcctcgtcggcaaaGTCAGCGCCCGGGTCCTCGAGGAGCACCCGGGCGAGTTCCGGCCCGAGGAGATCTCCAAGACgctcgccttcctcgccggcgccgtcctcctcgtcttcggcctgcTCCGCCTCGACTGGGTCGTCGAGTTCATCCCCCACGtcgccatctcggccttcgtcaccgccgccgccatcaccatcaccctGAGCCAGGTGCCCtccctcctcggcatcgacggcgtcgactcCAGGGCCGCCGCCTACCGCGTCTTCATCGACACCGCCCGCGGCCTGCCGCGCGCGaggctcgacgccgccgtgggGTTGACGGCCCTCGCCTtgctggccgccgtcaagTGGTACTGCGAACGCATGGCGGGGCGGCAGCCGAGGCACAGGCGCGCGTGGGAGATGCTCTGCTCCCTGCGCATGACCTTCACCATCCTGCTCTACACCCTCGTCAGCTTCCTGGTGAACCGCGGGCTGGCGGACGGCGAGCACAGGTTCCGCGTCACCGGCACGCTGCCCCGGGGCTTCACGCACGCGGGGCCGCCGAGCCTGAGCCCGAAGCTGGTCTCGGCCCTGCTGCCGGACCTCCCGGCCaccgtcatcatcctcgtgATCGAGcacatcgccatcggcaagTCGTTCGGCCGCATCAACAACTACGCTGTCCAGCCGTCCCAGGAGCTCATCTCCATCGGCTGCACCAACCTCTTCGGGcccttcctcggcgcctaCGCCTCCACCGGCTCTTtcggcggcaccgccatCCTGTCCAAGGCCGGCGTCAGGACGCCCCTGGCCGGCCTCTTCAACGGCGCCatcctgctcctcgccctgTACGCCCTGACGACGGTGCTCTACTACATCCCCATGGCcagcctcgccgccctcatcatccacgccgtcgtcaacctcATCACCTCGCCGGACCACGTCTTCAAGTCGTGGCTCATGTCGCCGCCCGACGTCGTCATCTActtcgtcggcgtcttcgtgTCCCTCTTCACcaccctcgaggacggcatctACGTCACCGTCGCCCTTTCGGCGGCCCTGCTGCTTCTCCGCCTCGCGCGGTCCAGGGGCCGCTTCCTCGGCCGGGCCCGCGTCTACCGTCACCCGGACCACGGCGATTCGGACCGTCACTCCATCAGCAGCTCGCAGACCCTTCCGCACCACGCGGTCCCGTCTCCAACTCGCGCCCCCGCACACGACGTCTTCCTCCCGCTCGATCGTGAAGATGGCACCAACCCAGCCGTCAGGGTCGACGAGATGCACCCGGGCGTCTTCGTCTACCGCTTCACCGAGGGGTTCAACTACCTCAACCAGGCCCAGTACGTCGACCGCCTGATCGAGCACGTCACCCGCTCGACCCGCCGAACAACGACGCCGCACTACGACCATCCGGGCGACCGTCCGTGGAACGAGGccgtgacgccgccgccgtcgtcggtcgagacggacgccgagaaccttcccgcggcgtcggcggccgccaAGCCGCTCCTCcgggccgtcgtcctcgactgCTCCGCCGTCAACAACATGGACTCGGGGGctgtcgagggcctcgtcgacctccgCAGCCAGCTCGACCGATGGGCGGCCCCGGAGCCCGTCGAGTggcacttcgccggcctGCACAACCGGTGGACCCGCCgcgccctctccgtctccggTTTCGGCTGTCCGGCCATGGGCCCCCTGGGCCAGTGGGAGCCGATGTTCAGCCTGGCCGACCTAGCGGGCCGGCCGCCTGCGC